A window of the Calditrichia bacterium genome harbors these coding sequences:
- a CDS encoding TonB-dependent receptor: MQKSFKPNCLFVFFLILAFFATTLPVAAATGKIAGQVKDKATNEPLPGVNVFLEGSNMGAATDEDGYFFIINVPPDVYTVRAEIIGYAPVVMENVKVSINQTTTLTFNMTTQAVEGQAVVVEADRPVVQLDVSSSQRIVTSEVLEDRPLDNFEEILATEAGIDISASADGSGLLVRGGGLNETDIVVDGLSTRNERNQQPVTNLSLTAIQEVEILTGGFNAEYGDIRSGLINVRTKEGSLDRFNVNVDYRMSPAARKHFGPSPYDLEGPFWKVYAGKDAFTGITQAMVDAGDYPFTFPGWNKWSKDLVEDPDPNNDFTPQALQEIWKWQHRTRKYAQNPDHIIDATISGPVPGTNVSFLLSQRYENLQLVYPFSRDNSTTSSTLLKLTTQLTPKTKLSFTNNMIVLNGVSGSIFDDTNGMITGSREGVVYAQNVISGFEYRKMWHDANYNPIRTIQYRGGLSMNHVINPSTFYDLRLEYTNYQTRQEPIGLRDTTGIVEIGGVMFDEQPFGYVGSQLGSITEQFDIVNEFMISGGGRGQDHSRYWGMALSGDLVSQINKYNQVKTGFSIDYTAFKERREINNGATTTPFEVNPGNWWRYDESPFKLGAYIQDKLEYEGMIANVGLRADYLQPGASPFNLNTNYIFSNLPYTEQVWRQNENTFDPLRTDDKAYKLYLSPRLGISHPMTASSKIFFNYGHFYQPPVNDQLYFNRPSGTSANIPRVDIEWPRTIAYEIGYEQSITGNFLVHVLGYYKDVENQITQQEIIPLDNANNVTTYSNNSYADIRGLQLRLEKRTGRFWYGFASVEYLVKSTGLTGFATIYEDPQLADLQRENATQFRDDPVPVVTSNLTFRTPLDYGTFFGDWRLNLLMEWSDGGTTLLNPDAPLSEQHRVGVIDYHNMDLLLEKRFKMFSTRMGFYMQIRNLTNFKGFPNPLNYTRYEDSLHFPHEQGEQKGNDKLGDYKQDYIDLGWNTWSHFVNPRDIFFGLRVQL; the protein is encoded by the coding sequence ATGCAGAAATCGTTTAAGCCGAACTGTTTGTTTGTGTTTTTCTTGATCCTGGCTTTTTTCGCGACCACACTTCCCGTTGCAGCCGCAACCGGGAAAATAGCCGGACAAGTTAAAGACAAAGCTACGAACGAACCGCTCCCGGGCGTAAACGTCTTTCTGGAAGGAAGCAACATGGGCGCAGCAACGGATGAAGATGGCTATTTCTTCATCATCAACGTTCCGCCGGATGTTTACACCGTTCGGGCGGAAATTATCGGTTATGCTCCGGTAGTTATGGAAAACGTGAAAGTGAGCATCAACCAAACAACAACCCTGACATTCAACATGACAACACAGGCTGTTGAAGGGCAGGCGGTGGTTGTGGAGGCGGATCGCCCGGTTGTGCAACTGGACGTGTCCTCCAGCCAACGGATTGTCACCAGCGAAGTGCTGGAAGATCGCCCGTTGGATAACTTCGAGGAAATTCTGGCGACCGAAGCCGGCATCGACATTTCCGCTTCTGCGGACGGTTCCGGATTGCTGGTTCGCGGCGGTGGATTGAATGAAACGGATATTGTCGTGGACGGACTTTCCACCCGGAATGAACGGAACCAACAACCCGTTACCAATCTCAGCCTCACCGCCATTCAGGAAGTTGAAATTCTCACCGGCGGCTTTAATGCGGAATATGGTGACATACGTTCCGGTTTGATCAACGTGCGCACCAAAGAAGGCAGTTTGGATCGCTTTAATGTTAATGTGGATTACCGCATGAGCCCCGCTGCCCGAAAGCATTTTGGTCCCAGCCCGTACGATCTTGAAGGACCGTTTTGGAAGGTTTACGCCGGAAAAGATGCGTTCACAGGCATCACTCAGGCAATGGTAGATGCCGGCGATTACCCGTTCACATTTCCGGGGTGGAATAAATGGTCAAAGGATTTGGTAGAAGATCCCGATCCGAACAATGATTTTACCCCGCAGGCATTGCAGGAAATCTGGAAATGGCAGCATCGAACCCGGAAATATGCCCAAAATCCTGATCATATTATCGATGCGACAATTAGCGGACCGGTGCCGGGCACAAACGTATCATTCCTGCTTTCGCAGCGATACGAAAATCTGCAGCTGGTGTATCCGTTCAGCCGTGATAATTCGACGACGAGCAGCACGCTGTTGAAGCTGACCACCCAGTTGACGCCCAAAACCAAACTGTCGTTTACCAACAACATGATCGTTTTGAACGGCGTCAGTGGTTCCATTTTTGACGATACCAACGGCATGATAACCGGTAGCCGCGAAGGCGTTGTTTATGCCCAAAACGTCATTTCCGGTTTTGAGTATCGCAAAATGTGGCATGATGCCAATTACAATCCAATCCGCACCATTCAATATCGCGGCGGATTGTCGATGAACCACGTGATCAATCCGAGCACATTTTACGATTTGCGTCTGGAATATACCAATTATCAAACCCGGCAGGAACCCATCGGTTTGCGCGATACCACCGGGATTGTTGAAATTGGCGGTGTGATGTTTGATGAGCAGCCCTTTGGCTATGTTGGCAGCCAGTTGGGCAGCATCACCGAACAATTCGATATCGTGAATGAATTCATGATATCCGGCGGCGGACGCGGACAGGATCACTCCCGTTATTGGGGAATGGCGCTCTCCGGCGATCTGGTTTCGCAAATCAACAAATACAACCAGGTTAAAACCGGTTTTTCGATCGATTACACCGCGTTTAAAGAACGCCGGGAAATCAACAATGGCGCAACAACAACGCCATTTGAAGTAAATCCCGGAAACTGGTGGCGTTACGATGAAAGCCCGTTCAAACTTGGCGCATACATTCAGGACAAACTGGAATATGAAGGCATGATCGCCAACGTAGGATTGCGGGCGGATTATTTGCAACCCGGCGCAAGTCCGTTCAACCTGAACACTAATTATATTTTTTCAAACTTGCCGTATACCGAGCAGGTTTGGCGCCAGAATGAAAACACGTTCGATCCCCTTCGCACCGATGACAAAGCATACAAATTGTATTTGAGTCCGCGATTGGGCATCTCTCACCCGATGACCGCCAGCAGCAAAATATTTTTCAACTACGGTCATTTTTACCAGCCGCCGGTGAACGATCAGCTCTATTTCAACCGTCCGTCTGGAACCTCGGCAAATATTCCCAGAGTGGATATCGAGTGGCCGCGAACCATCGCGTACGAAATCGGTTACGAGCAAAGCATCACCGGTAATTTTCTTGTTCACGTTTTGGGATATTACAAAGATGTGGAAAACCAGATCACCCAACAGGAAATCATTCCGCTGGATAACGCCAATAACGTAACCACTTACAGCAACAACAGTTACGCAGATATTCGCGGGTTACAGTTGCGGCTGGAAAAACGCACCGGGCGATTCTGGTATGGCTTCGCATCGGTTGAATATTTGGTAAAAAGCACCGGTTTAACGGGATTTGCAACGATTTATGAAGACCCGCAATTGGCCGATTTACAGCGCGAAAACGCCACCCAGTTCCGAGATGATCCGGTACCGGTAGTCACCAGCAACCTGACTTTCCGCACACCGCTGGATTACGGCACCTTTTTTGGCGACTGGCGATTGAATTTGCTGATGGAATGGTCCGACGGCGGCACAACCCTGCTGAACCCGGATGCACCGTTGAGCGAACAACATCGCGTTGGCGTTATCGATTACCACAATATGGATTTGCTGTTGGAAAAACGGTTCAAAATGTTTAGCACCCGAATGGGATTTTACATGCAAATCCGCAACCTGACCAACTTTAAGGGATTCCCCAACCCCTTGAATTATACCCGATACGAAGATTCCCTGCATTTCCCGCATGAGCAGGGCGAACAAAAAGGCAATGACAAGCTGGGCGATTACAAACAGGATTATATCGACCTGGGATGGAACACATGGTCGCATTTTGTTAATCCGAGAGACATTTTCTTTGGTCTCCGGGTACAACTGTGA
- a CDS encoding GWxTD domain-containing protein: MIAKIKNNKHLTMLTHLRKMMLAFCCIGFLLPLWGLAQTESSVPLATFELSLQSKGMLAFDLDVCQLQGNNGTTALELQYALDLRQLVNKTSKMDSVRFHVKIKFLDMQSQLIHASESLKSVAIDTTKDSRENLTFVDLNRFSISADTLQLFVNISDADNKKQGRINTALVVKSLPESRLSISDPVFLSHVQRASEPNAFVRQGFLMIPNPNRIYRTDGTHTDLTIYQEINGLTFDVENPSVYSLNYTISDLTGKEVKNLKYQTLPVTRSNISRLDKLSLADLQTGVYRLKVQVIDIASNTGASLQKYFRVVTGQESEGMLLPMGKADIQKYAKQIQYLASSEEKALFHSLDSHGKQAFLLQFWRSRDTTPETPENEFMMEYFKRIAYCDAHFTNGISSDQGRIYLKYGEPMEIQRFKASTQYTKPVEIWIYAVEGTSEFVFVDRIGGDQFTLMHSSHPDEYHNPDWAETLQ; the protein is encoded by the coding sequence ATGATCGCTAAAATCAAAAATAACAAACACTTGACGATGTTGACGCATCTCCGCAAAATGATGCTGGCTTTTTGCTGCATTGGATTTTTGCTGCCATTGTGGGGATTAGCGCAAACAGAGAGCAGTGTGCCGTTAGCGACATTTGAGCTTTCGTTGCAAAGCAAAGGAATGCTGGCTTTTGATCTCGATGTTTGTCAATTGCAGGGCAACAACGGCACCACGGCGCTCGAGTTGCAATATGCCTTAGATTTGCGACAATTGGTAAATAAAACCAGCAAAATGGATTCGGTGCGTTTTCATGTGAAGATAAAATTTTTGGATATGCAATCACAGTTGATTCATGCCAGCGAATCGCTGAAATCTGTTGCGATTGATACCACAAAGGATAGCCGGGAAAACCTGACATTTGTGGATCTCAACCGCTTTTCGATAAGCGCGGATACGTTACAACTTTTTGTGAACATTAGCGATGCGGATAACAAAAAACAGGGTCGGATCAATACTGCACTTGTGGTAAAATCATTGCCCGAAAGTCGGTTGTCGATTAGCGATCCAGTATTTTTATCGCATGTGCAACGGGCGAGCGAACCTAACGCGTTTGTCCGGCAGGGATTTTTGATGATTCCCAACCCTAACCGAATTTATCGGACAGATGGTACACACACGGATTTGACCATTTATCAGGAAATTAACGGGCTAACGTTTGATGTCGAAAACCCATCGGTTTACAGCCTGAATTACACGATCAGCGATTTGACCGGAAAAGAAGTGAAAAACCTGAAATACCAGACCTTGCCGGTTACCCGCAGCAACATTTCCCGGCTGGATAAACTTTCGTTAGCCGATCTGCAAACCGGCGTATATCGCCTGAAAGTGCAGGTTATCGACATCGCGAGCAATACCGGTGCAAGCTTGCAAAAATATTTCAGGGTTGTTACCGGGCAGGAAAGCGAAGGTATGTTACTCCCGATGGGCAAAGCGGATATTCAAAAGTATGCCAAACAGATTCAATATTTGGCCAGTTCAGAGGAAAAAGCGCTGTTTCACTCCCTCGATTCTCATGGCAAACAGGCGTTTTTACTGCAGTTTTGGCGCTCTCGCGATACAACGCCCGAGACCCCCGAAAACGAATTTATGATGGAATATTTCAAAAGAATCGCCTATTGCGATGCGCATTTCACCAACGGCATCAGCTCCGATCAGGGGCGCATTTATTTGAAATATGGCGAACCGATGGAAATTCAACGGTTTAAAGCTTCGACGCAATATACCAAGCCTGTCGAAATCTGGATTTATGCGGTGGAAGGAACCAGCGAATTTGTTTTTGTTGACCGCATCGGTGGCGATCAATTTACGTTGATGCATTCATCGCACCCCGATGAGTATCACAATCCGGATTGGGCGGAAACGTTGCAGTAA
- a CDS encoding SIS domain-containing protein, with protein sequence MSEKSEESDFTYQEILRQQAGWKKAIVHWHSQNDALKSIVDKFKDRIWVFSGCGTSYYLAQTASSLFELITGIRSLAVPASEVLTYPEIVFNPKSNYLFIPLSRSGTTTETVKAAEIARDLFDIPTFAISCNSQSAMSTQSQDRLEFPFETERSVVMTGSFTTMLLSIIYLAAVAANDTDLLSQLNSIPDASFALMTKNQSLIQKIAANRLSQEFVFLGQGPMLGIANEASLKMQEMTISVSHAFHALEYRHGPMSTATQNTLICILCCQPALRYEIPLVKDLKKLGANILVFHSHSNGRFSDFTDYEINIQDEFSDLLKPLLFMPLLQMLAYYRAKAKNINPDTPKNLSQVVELSL encoded by the coding sequence ATGTCCGAAAAATCTGAAGAAAGTGACTTTACCTATCAGGAAATACTCCGCCAACAAGCCGGATGGAAGAAAGCTATTGTACATTGGCATTCACAAAACGATGCCTTGAAATCCATTGTTGACAAATTTAAAGATCGTATCTGGGTGTTTTCCGGGTGCGGGACATCCTATTATCTTGCACAAACAGCGAGTTCTTTATTTGAGCTAATAACCGGTATTCGATCCCTTGCTGTGCCGGCATCCGAGGTTTTAACTTATCCCGAAATCGTTTTTAACCCGAAAAGCAACTACCTTTTTATTCCCCTCTCCCGCTCCGGCACAACCACCGAGACGGTGAAGGCAGCAGAAATCGCCAGGGATTTATTCGACATTCCAACATTTGCGATTTCCTGCAATTCTCAATCTGCAATGAGCACTCAAAGCCAGGACCGGTTGGAATTTCCTTTTGAAACAGAACGCAGCGTTGTGATGACCGGCTCGTTTACAACGATGTTGTTGAGCATCATTTATTTAGCCGCCGTTGCGGCAAACGACACGGATTTACTGTCACAATTGAATAGTATCCCCGATGCAAGTTTTGCGTTAATGACTAAAAATCAATCACTTATCCAGAAAATTGCTGCCAACCGACTATCGCAGGAATTTGTATTTTTGGGGCAAGGTCCCATGTTGGGCATTGCCAACGAAGCTTCGTTAAAAATGCAGGAAATGACGATCTCCGTTTCCCACGCTTTTCATGCACTGGAGTATCGCCACGGACCTATGTCCACTGCAACACAAAACACCTTAATTTGCATTTTGTGTTGCCAACCTGCTCTCAGATATGAAATTCCACTCGTAAAGGACCTCAAAAAGTTAGGCGCAAACATTTTGGTATTTCACTCCCACTCAAACGGCCGCTTTTCAGATTTCACGGATTACGAAATCAACATTCAGGATGAATTTTCAGACTTGCTTAAACCATTGTTATTTATGCCTTTGCTGCAGATGCTGGCTTATTATCGCGCAAAGGCAAAAAATATTAATCCCGATACACCGAAAAATCTTTCGCAGGTGGTTGAGTTAAGCCTATAA
- a CDS encoding DeoR/GlpR transcriptional regulator, with translation MLTEERRQKLQNIISQKKRLVVKDVASALNISKVTIRKDLEILEKRGLISRVHGGAILKEGSVPDLALTEKERLHTDTKLRIADKAIEMIRPGDSIILDSGSTTTQIARRIKFLKINIKVITNAINIATELAGQHNEVVLTGGFLREKSFSLVGPFAEDALKNLHADKLFLGVDGIHFDYGLMTPNMMEGRVNQLMMRIAREIILVADSSKFGKRSMSVIGKIQDVDKVITDKNIQKDDFNRLRDLGIEIILV, from the coding sequence ATGCTGACCGAGGAAAGAAGACAAAAACTGCAAAACATCATCTCGCAAAAAAAACGCCTCGTTGTAAAGGATGTCGCTTCAGCATTAAATATTTCAAAAGTTACGATTCGCAAAGATTTGGAAATTCTGGAAAAAAGAGGGCTTATCTCACGGGTTCACGGTGGGGCAATTTTAAAAGAAGGTTCGGTTCCTGATCTCGCTTTGACGGAAAAAGAACGCCTTCACACCGATACCAAGCTTCGCATTGCAGACAAAGCCATTGAGATGATTCGTCCCGGCGATTCGATAATTCTCGATTCCGGATCTACCACAACACAAATCGCCCGAAGAATTAAATTTCTCAAAATCAATATAAAGGTTATTACCAACGCCATAAATATTGCAACTGAATTAGCCGGACAACACAACGAAGTTGTTTTAACCGGCGGATTTTTGCGGGAGAAATCTTTCTCGCTGGTCGGGCCGTTTGCGGAAGATGCACTGAAAAACCTGCATGCAGACAAGCTTTTTCTGGGTGTTGACGGCATTCATTTTGACTATGGGTTGATGACTCCAAACATGATGGAAGGCCGCGTAAACCAATTGATGATGAGAATTGCCCGCGAAATAATTCTGGTTGCGGACTCATCAAAATTTGGTAAAAGAAGCATGTCTGTGATCGGCAAAATCCAGGATGTGGACAAAGTAATTACCGATAAAAATATACAAAAGGACGATTTCAACAGGCTCAGGGATTTGGGTATTGAAATTATTCTGGTTTAG
- a CDS encoding tetratricopeptide repeat protein: MDQKNWLIKACNLHDEAIRLRHQGRLIQAEKLAKKSLKIFEFTHETEHTDIASVLVNLGRILEIRGKLKHAQNAFERATNILSKLPEMNIDMLRLRVQAIRDLGAIYRSLGKYEASERAFHLAIQIGESMFGEMDLDLSAIWNNLGMLYKSLGNYEKAEVYYLKALSINDALLGEKHLYSAVIYHNLAVLEQARGRLSDAERYAWNAVEIRKSELGSDHPEQLAGIELLSALIDAQRSNGSNISDSSTI, encoded by the coding sequence ATGGACCAGAAAAACTGGCTAATAAAAGCATGTAATTTACACGATGAGGCAATACGGCTGCGTCATCAGGGGCGATTAATTCAGGCTGAAAAATTGGCAAAAAAATCGCTGAAAATATTCGAATTCACGCATGAAACCGAGCATACGGATATCGCCAGCGTTTTGGTGAATTTGGGTAGAATTTTGGAGATACGCGGAAAATTAAAACATGCGCAAAACGCGTTTGAACGCGCGACAAATATTTTGTCGAAACTACCCGAAATGAACATCGATATGTTGCGCCTCCGTGTGCAGGCGATCCGCGATCTTGGTGCGATTTACCGGTCTTTGGGTAAATATGAAGCTTCGGAACGAGCATTTCATTTGGCAATACAGATAGGGGAGTCGATGTTTGGTGAAATGGATTTGGATTTGTCTGCGATCTGGAATAATCTGGGAATGCTTTATAAATCGCTGGGCAATTATGAAAAAGCAGAAGTGTATTATTTGAAAGCGCTATCCATCAACGATGCGTTGTTGGGCGAAAAACATCTCTATTCCGCGGTCATTTACCACAATCTGGCTGTCTTGGAGCAGGCACGGGGGCGACTTTCCGACGCTGAAAGATATGCATGGAATGCTGTGGAAATTCGAAAATCTGAATTGGGTAGTGATCACCCTGAGCAATTGGCGGGCATCGAGCTTTTGTCCGCACTAATTGACGCCCAAAGATCAAACGGTAGCAATATATCTGATTCCTCCACCATTTAA
- a CDS encoding type II toxin-antitoxin system HicB family antitoxin has protein sequence MNYKLTINIEKDQYGYFAICPGLKNCHAQAETFDHVMTNIKEAIELCLESMTDEEKKECCGKEIPSTHVEISE, from the coding sequence GTGAATTACAAACTAACTATCAACATTGAGAAAGATCAGTACGGCTACTTTGCGATCTGCCCGGGACTTAAAAATTGCCACGCACAGGCAGAAACCTTCGATCATGTGATGACGAATATCAAAGAGGCAATTGAGTTGTGCCTCGAATCGATGACGGACGAAGAAAAAAAAGAATGCTGCGGCAAAGAAATTCCGTCAACGCATGTGGAAATCAGCGAATGA